In Ostrinia nubilalis chromosome 12, ilOstNubi1.1, whole genome shotgun sequence, one DNA window encodes the following:
- the LOC135076843 gene encoding uncharacterized protein LOC135076843, whose translation MKRIAVVWYFISYFKVSICLRVIGVSVPPFKQRGEAATLTCDYELEGGKLYSVKWYRDHEEFYRFMPKLRPPQRAHSLDGVTVDLDKSSARRVHLKDLSLKSRGLYRCEVSKEAPSFHSAQAEAFMEVYYIPREGPRISGHERAYAPHEPLNVNCSSSSFPAPDLQWHVDGQKVTEPSWLIPYGARSAPQGLLVATLGLQAPAKPLMQLRCVATLGTHQRERTVVIETNSSSVMKAFVLFPLIPVFVNIKMFDKIL comes from the exons ATGAAGCGGATCGCTGTTGTTTGGTATTTTATCAGCTATTTTAAAG TTTCCATCTGCCTTCGAGTGATCGGAGTATCAGTGCCACCATTCAAGCAGAGAGGCGAAGCGGCCACATTGACCTGCGACTATGAGCTAGAAGGCGGCAAGCTCTACTCCGTCAAGTGGTACCGGGATCATGAAGAGTTTTACCGGTTCATGCCGAAACTACGCCCGCCACAACGAGCACATAGCTTGGACGGAGTCACGGTCGAT CTGGATAAGTCAAGCGCCCGCCGCGTTCACTTGAAGGACTTAAGCCTGAAATCCCGGGGCCTGTACCGGTGTGAAGTGTCAAAGGAGGCGCCATCGTTCCATTCAGCCCAGGCCGAGGCTTTCATGGAAGTTTATT ACATCCCCCGCGAAGGCCCTCGTATCAGCGGGCACGAGCGGGCGTACGCGCCACACGAGCCACTCAACGTGAATTGCTCCTCAAGCTCATTCCCGGCCCCCGACCTACAGTGGCACGTAGACGGACAAAAG GTTACAGAGCCATCCTGGTTGATACCATACGGTGCGCGATCAGCACCACAGGGTTTATTAGTAGCTACCCTCGGCCTGCAAGCTCCAGCGAAGCCGCTGATGCAGCTCCGATGTGTCGCTACCCTCGGCACGCACCAGAGAGAAAGAACCGTTGTTATAG AAACAAACTCTTCGAGCGTGATGAAGGCGTTCGTTCTATTTCCCCTGATACCAGTATTCGTCAACATTAAAATGTTCGATAAGATATTGTGA
- the LOC135076842 gene encoding vacuolar protein sorting-associated protein 4, whose protein sequence is MTSSNTLQKAIDLVTKATEEDKNKNYEEALRLYEHGVEYFLHAVKYEAQGERAKESIRAKCLQYLDRAEKLKEYLKKDKKKKPVKDGESNSKSEDKKSDSDSDSDDPEKKKLQGKLEGAIVVEKPHVKWSDVAGLEAAKEALKEAVILPIKFPHLFTGKRIPWKGILLFGPPGTGKSYLAKAVATEANNSTFFSVSSSDLVSKWLGESEKLVKNLFEMARHHKPSIIFIDEVDSLCSSRSDNESESARRIKTEFLVQMQGVGNDMDGVLVLGATNIPWVLDAAIRRRFEKRIYIALPEEHARLDMFKLHLGNTRHQLTEQDLKVLAAKTEGYSGADISIVVRDALMQPVRKVQSATHFKKITGPSPTDPDVIVNDLLTPCSPGDPGAIEMTWMEVPSDKLGEPPVTVSDVMRSLATSKPTVNDEDMIKLRKFMDDFGQEG, encoded by the coding sequence atgaCATCATCAAATACATTGCAAAAGGCTATCGACCTTGTAACGAAAGCAACAGAGGAAGACAAAAATAAGAATTATGAAGAAGCTTTGCGGTTGTATGAACACGGCGTGGAATACTTTTTACATGCTGTCAAATATGAGGCCCAAGGGGAGAGAGCTAAAGAGAGCATTCGGGCAAAGTGTTTACAATATTTGGACAGAGCTGAGAAACTGAAAGAATACCTCAAGAAGGACAAGAAGAAGAAACCAGTTAAGGATGGAGAGTCTAATTCAAAGAGTGAAGATAAAAaaagtgacagtgacagcgatTCTGATGACCCAGAGAAGAAGAAATTGCAAGGGAAGCTGGAAGGTGCTATTGTGGTGGAAAAACCTCATGTTAAGTGGAGTGATGTTGCTGGGTTAGAGGCTGCCAAAGAAGCGTTAAAAGAAGCTGTTATCTTACCCATTAAGTTCCCTCACTTGTTCACTGGTAAACGGATACCCTGGAAGGGAATTCTGCTGTTCGGACCGCCTGGTACTGGTAAATCATACTTAGCAAAAGCAGTAGCTACTGAAGCTAATAATTCTACTTTCTTCTCAGTGTCTTCATCTGATCTTGTGTCCAAATGGCTTGGCGAGTCTGAGAAACTGGTAAAAAACTTGTTCGAAATGGCTCGTCACCACAAGCCAAGTATCATCTTCATTGATGAAGTTGATTCCCTCTGCTCTTCCCGATCAGATAATGAGTCTGAATCTGCCAGAAGAATCAAAACTGAGTTTCTTGTACAAATGCAGGGTGTAGGAAATGACATGGATGGTGTTTTGGTGCTTGGAGCCACCAACATACCGTGGGTCCTTGATGCTGCTATTAGGAGACGATTTGAGAAGCGTATTTACATTGCATTGCCCGAAGAACACGCTCGGCTGGATATGTTCAaattacatttaggtaacacACGTCACCAGTTGACAGAGCAGGATTTAAAAGTATTGGCTGCAAAAACAGAAGGATATTCTGGTGCTGATATAAGTATTGTTGTCCGTGATGCATTGATGCAACCTGTCCGTAAGGTACAGTCCGCAACCCACTTCAAGAAGATAACTGGGCCTAGCCCCACTGATCCTGATGTGATTGTCAATGATCTTCTGACTCCCTGCTCACCCGGAGATCCAGGAGCTATTGAAATGACCTGGATGGAAGTTCCAAGCGACAAATTAGGAGAACCACCTGTCACTGTGTCTGACGTGATGCGATCATTGGCAACATCTAAGCCAACTGTTAATGACGAAGATATGATAAAGCTCAGGAAGTTCATGGATGATTTCGGTCAGGAAGGTTAA